In a single window of the Drosophila miranda strain MSH22 chromosome XL, D.miranda_PacBio2.1, whole genome shotgun sequence genome:
- the LOC108163366 gene encoding proton channel OtopLc isoform X14, which translates to MQRCPYIHEMRERLLDQPRETLQLENMERANLLDNRQSASESNQLQGDGYHTSPAHQRTPLVPHDLGEDFNLDFDDDFPIDARRPKNAKVCYTFKPNPNKYSFMPAKITVQGTYQTNPITGPIELWTSLFIVTSLVYAILLIVVCIAYVISDVTTHRLPVLYYETFFTYLYGVSILFLLYVFCFLLQESSCCNGGNGNGNGSKPKPQPKEKKSKKAKNADPADSKEAKGSKDSGKAAVKGAAYQEAPVDAEVAVTPKNVRKRKTTHSDPTHGSFFLRVGAIAFGLGAMIYIGLEFGSFFEIPFDSPCHHILIGVNPLLQMIFTFMQMYFIFMNARLNIHRFKVIARFGLMHVVATNICVWIRTLVKESLLEITIWHQKNEADPEASSIAHSVRQHALRHAGTVLRTHTGPNSEFEVLDGEDLLPKDVYKSDNVLSKLVRNTVDGISKSLGMGGDVASSTASSIVSSTTTRAPYTTAGYQWHSTTMARKLKKFITSATTAATTTGGSPSTIASTTTTFGTTTTTTTSPLTTTTAIPISAGSTATDAISSTTSESPFSGLQRLLSSAAPSLTPVDGSASSALPAAATGSVSSFFNSFAASTPSTSIGAASTEGPVNIMNNLFGPGMENSFQTYSDISHEESSGGLVAFENLESLDSIYPAALSSNIGTLNSTACGRIDIMGTIVYDSAPYLYPFIIEYSLIGAVVLYVMWKHIGRYPGRMNDEDLEHRLEVMLSRRAVAMAQQARSGRVDCVGSSKGLFFGLLLLVGALICLILFFVLVRHQQFSLLAIYLADASHCILMAFAILAIIVGFIRVKNLKFRCEEQSNLNDILLRISAFGLFTYSVFSIIAGSLKVLESEPSLLVTTTGGVAVFQVILQLLFIADVSRRRVHLPEHDRSKPGRQIVTFLLICNVAMFAIYTFEAQKVFANPVQLDFYGFVPWSIIQRITLPLCIFHRFHSAVTLAEIWKTTYKARLE; encoded by the exons ATGCAGCGGTGTCCCTACATACATGAGATGCGAGAACGTTTGCTGGACCAGCCACGGGAAACACTGCAATTGGAGAACATGGAGCGGGCCAATCTGCTCGACAATCGACAGTCGGCCTCCGAATCGAATCAG CTACAGGGAGATGGTTATCACACGAGTCCTGCACATCAGCGCACACCGCTAGTGCCACATGATCTGGGCGAGGACTTCAATTTGGATTTCGACGATGACTTCCCGATCGATGCCCGAAGACCGAAAAATGCAAA GGTTTGCTACACGTTCAAGCCAAATCCAAATAAATACAGTTTTATGCCAGCGAAAATAACGGTACAGGGCACATATCAAACAAATCCAATAACGGGACCAATCGAACTATG GACATCGCTATTCATCGTGACCAGCCTGGTGTACGCAATCCTCCTGATCGTCGTATGCATTGCATACGTGATCAGCGATGTGACCACACACCGCCTGCCAGTGCTCTACTACGAGACATTCTTCACGTATCTGTACGGCGTCAGCATACTCTTCCTCCTCTACGTATTCTGTTTCCTGCTGCAGG AGAGCTCTTGCTGCAATGgcggcaatggcaatggcaatggcagcaAGCCGAAACCCCAACCCAAGGAGAAGAAATCGAAGAAAGCCAAGAATGCCGATCCAGCCGATTCGAAGGAAGCGAAGGGCTCCAAGGACTCTGGCAAAGCAGCTGTCAAAGGCGCCGCATATCAG GAAGCACCCGTGGATGCCGAGGTGGCCGTTACCCCGAAGAATGTACGCAAGAGGAAGACCACTCATAGCGATCCGACGCACGGCAGCTTCTTCCTGCGAGTGGGAGCCATTG CATTCGGTCTGGGCGCCATGATCTACATTGGACTGGAGTTTGGATCGTTCTTTGAGATACCCTTCGATTCGCCCTGCCACCACATACTTATCGGAGTGAACCCGCTGCTGCAGATGATTTTCACCTTCATGCAAATGTACTTTATATTCATGAATGCACGG CTGAACATCCACCGATTCAAGGTGATTGCCCGCTTCGGGCTGATGCATGTGGTGGCCACCAACATTTGCGTGTGGATCCGGACGCTGGTGAAGGAGTCGCTTCTGGAGATCACCATCTGGCACCAGAAGAACGAGGCCGATCCGGAGGCCTCGTCGATAGCCCACTCGGTgcggcagcatgcgctgcggCATGCCGGGACCGTTCTACGCACCCATACCGGCCCGAACAGCGAGTTCGAGGTGCTGGACGGGGAGGATCTGCTGCCGAAGGATGTCTACAAGAGCGACAATGTGCTGTCCAAGCTGGTGCGCAACACCGTAGACGGCATCTCGAAGAGCCTGGGCATGGGCGGGGATGTGGCCAGCTCCACTGCGAGCAGCATCgtcagcagcaccaccactcGGGCACCGTACACGACGGCCGGCTATCAATGGCACAGCACTACTATGGCCCGCAAGCTGAAGAAGTTTATCACAAGTGCCACCACAGCAGCCACCACAACGGGCGGCAGCCCCAGCACCATTgccagcaccaccaccaccttcGGCACCACCactaccaccaccaccagcccattgaccaccaccaccgccatacCCATTTCCGCCGGCAGCACTGCAACGGACGCCATCAGCAGCACGACCAGCGAATCGCCCTTCAGCGGCCTCCAGCGACTCCTATCCAGCGCTGCCCCGAGTCTGACGCCAGTCGATGGGTCCGCCTCCTCGGCGTTGCCCGCTGCTGCCACTGGCAGCGTCTCCTCGTTCTTCAACAGCTTTGCCGCATCCACACCCAGCACCAGCATCGGAGCCGCCAGCACGGAGGGCCCGGTCAACATCATGAATAACCTTTTCGGACCCGGAATGGAGAACAGCTTCCAGACCTACTCGGACATATCGCACGAGGAGTCCAGCGGTGGCCTGGTGGCCTTCGAGAATCTGGAGAGCCTGGACAGTATCTACCCGGCGGCGCTGTCTTCCAACATTGGCACACTCAACTCCACCGCCTGCGGGCGCATCGATATTATGGGGACCATTGTGTACGACTCGGCGCCGTATCTGTATCCGTTCATCATTGAGTATTCGCTGATCGGTGCGGTGGTTTTGTATGTCATGTGGAAGCACATCGGCCGCTATCCGGGACGGATGAACGACGAGGATCTGGAGCACCGTCTGGAGGTGATGCTCTCACGTCGTGCCGTCGCCATGGCGCAGCAGGCACGCTCCGGTCGCGTCGACTGCGTTGGCTCGTCGAAGGGACTGTTCTTtggtctgctgctgttggtcgGCGCCCTCATTTGCCTGATACTCTTCTTCGTCTTGGTGCGTCATCAGCAGTTCTCGCTGTTGGCCATTTACCTGGCCGATGCCAGCCACTGCATCCTCATGGCCTTCGCCATACTGGCCATCATAGTGGGCTTCATCAG AGTAAAGAACCTTAAGTTCCGCTGCGAAGAGCAATCCAATCTGAACGACATCTTGTTGCGCATCTCGGCCTTCGGCCTCTTCACCTACTCCGTGTTCAGCATCATTGCCGGCAGCCTCAAGGTGCTGGAGAGCGAGCCCAGCCTCCTGGTGACGACCACCGGCGGTGTGGCCGTCTTCCAGGTGATCTTGCAGCTGCTCTTCATCGCTGACGTATCGCGGCGTCGCGTCCACTTGCCGGAGCACGATCGCAGCAAGCCCGGCCGCCAGATCGTCACCTTCCTACTCATCTGCAATGTGGCCATGTTCGCCATCTACACATTCGAAGCTCAAAAAGTATTCGCCAATCCT GTTCAGCTTGACTTCTATGGCTTTGTGCCCTGGTCCATCATCCAGCGCATTACACTGCCGCTGTGCATCTTCCATCGGTTCCACAGTGCCGTGACACTCGCCGAAATCTGGAAGACCACCTACAAGGCACGCCTGGAGTAA
- the LOC108163366 gene encoding proton channel OtopLc isoform X12, whose amino-acid sequence MGGGEVKVATVDVEGGDNMATLPVSRSHTAGSTDSAEKNNAANKEMELKNVMPQPLQRTSLFIVTSLVYAILLIVVCIAYVISDVTTHRLPVLYYETFFTYLYGVSILFLLYVFCFLLQESSCCNGGNGNGNGSKPKPQPKEKKSKKAKNADPADSKEAKGSKDSGKAAVKGAAYQEAPVDAEVAVTPKNVRKRKTTHSDPTHGSFFLRVGAIAFGLGAMIYIGLEFGSFFEIPFDSPCHHILIGVNPLLQMIFTFMQMYFIFMNARTRPPFQLNIHRFKVIARFGLMHVVATNICVWIRTLVKESLLEITIWHQKNEADPEASSIAHSVRQHALRHAGTVLRTHTGPNSEFEVLDGEDLLPKDVYKSDNVLSKLVRNTVDGISKSLGMGGDVASSTASSIVSSTTTRAPYTTAGYQWHSTTMARKLKKFITSATTAATTTGGSPSTIASTTTTFGTTTTTTTSPLTTTTAIPISAGSTATDAISSTTSESPFSGLQRLLSSAAPSLTPVDGSASSALPAAATGSVSSFFNSFAASTPSTSIGAASTEGPVNIMNNLFGPGMENSFQTYSDISHEESSGGLVAFENLESLDSIYPAALSSNIGTLNSTACGRIDIMGTIVYDSAPYLYPFIIEYSLIGAVVLYVMWKHIGRYPGRMNDEDLEHRLEVMLSRRAVAMAQQARSGRVDCVGSSKGLFFGLLLLVGALICLILFFVLVRHQQFSLLAIYLADASHCILMAFAILAIIVGFIRVKNLKFRCEEQSNLNDILLRISAFGLFTYSVFSIIAGSLKVLESEPSLLVTTTGGVAVFQVILQLLFIADVSRRRVHLPEHDRSKPGRQIVTFLLICNVAMFAIYTFEAQKVFANPVSRYVQLDFYGFVPWSIIQRITLPLCIFHRFHSAVTLAEIWKTTYKARLE is encoded by the exons aTGGGCGGCGGTGAAGTGAAGGTCGCTACCGTCGATGTGGAGGGCGGAGACAACATGGCCACACTGCCGGTCTCCCGCTCCCACACCGCCGGCAGCACCGACAGCGCCGAGAAGAACAATGCGGCCAACAAGGAAATGGAGCTCAAGAACGTCATGCCGCAGCCGCTGCAAAG GACATCGCTATTCATCGTGACCAGCCTGGTGTACGCAATCCTCCTGATCGTCGTATGCATTGCATACGTGATCAGCGATGTGACCACACACCGCCTGCCAGTGCTCTACTACGAGACATTCTTCACGTATCTGTACGGCGTCAGCATACTCTTCCTCCTCTACGTATTCTGTTTCCTGCTGCAGG AGAGCTCTTGCTGCAATGgcggcaatggcaatggcaatggcagcaAGCCGAAACCCCAACCCAAGGAGAAGAAATCGAAGAAAGCCAAGAATGCCGATCCAGCCGATTCGAAGGAAGCGAAGGGCTCCAAGGACTCTGGCAAAGCAGCTGTCAAAGGCGCCGCATATCAG GAAGCACCCGTGGATGCCGAGGTGGCCGTTACCCCGAAGAATGTACGCAAGAGGAAGACCACTCATAGCGATCCGACGCACGGCAGCTTCTTCCTGCGAGTGGGAGCCATTG CATTCGGTCTGGGCGCCATGATCTACATTGGACTGGAGTTTGGATCGTTCTTTGAGATACCCTTCGATTCGCCCTGCCACCACATACTTATCGGAGTGAACCCGCTGCTGCAGATGATTTTCACCTTCATGCAAATGTACTTTATATTCATGAATGCACGG ACTAGGCCACCATTTCAG CTGAACATCCACCGATTCAAGGTGATTGCCCGCTTCGGGCTGATGCATGTGGTGGCCACCAACATTTGCGTGTGGATCCGGACGCTGGTGAAGGAGTCGCTTCTGGAGATCACCATCTGGCACCAGAAGAACGAGGCCGATCCGGAGGCCTCGTCGATAGCCCACTCGGTgcggcagcatgcgctgcggCATGCCGGGACCGTTCTACGCACCCATACCGGCCCGAACAGCGAGTTCGAGGTGCTGGACGGGGAGGATCTGCTGCCGAAGGATGTCTACAAGAGCGACAATGTGCTGTCCAAGCTGGTGCGCAACACCGTAGACGGCATCTCGAAGAGCCTGGGCATGGGCGGGGATGTGGCCAGCTCCACTGCGAGCAGCATCgtcagcagcaccaccactcGGGCACCGTACACGACGGCCGGCTATCAATGGCACAGCACTACTATGGCCCGCAAGCTGAAGAAGTTTATCACAAGTGCCACCACAGCAGCCACCACAACGGGCGGCAGCCCCAGCACCATTgccagcaccaccaccaccttcGGCACCACCactaccaccaccaccagcccattgaccaccaccaccgccatacCCATTTCCGCCGGCAGCACTGCAACGGACGCCATCAGCAGCACGACCAGCGAATCGCCCTTCAGCGGCCTCCAGCGACTCCTATCCAGCGCTGCCCCGAGTCTGACGCCAGTCGATGGGTCCGCCTCCTCGGCGTTGCCCGCTGCTGCCACTGGCAGCGTCTCCTCGTTCTTCAACAGCTTTGCCGCATCCACACCCAGCACCAGCATCGGAGCCGCCAGCACGGAGGGCCCGGTCAACATCATGAATAACCTTTTCGGACCCGGAATGGAGAACAGCTTCCAGACCTACTCGGACATATCGCACGAGGAGTCCAGCGGTGGCCTGGTGGCCTTCGAGAATCTGGAGAGCCTGGACAGTATCTACCCGGCGGCGCTGTCTTCCAACATTGGCACACTCAACTCCACCGCCTGCGGGCGCATCGATATTATGGGGACCATTGTGTACGACTCGGCGCCGTATCTGTATCCGTTCATCATTGAGTATTCGCTGATCGGTGCGGTGGTTTTGTATGTCATGTGGAAGCACATCGGCCGCTATCCGGGACGGATGAACGACGAGGATCTGGAGCACCGTCTGGAGGTGATGCTCTCACGTCGTGCCGTCGCCATGGCGCAGCAGGCACGCTCCGGTCGCGTCGACTGCGTTGGCTCGTCGAAGGGACTGTTCTTtggtctgctgctgttggtcgGCGCCCTCATTTGCCTGATACTCTTCTTCGTCTTGGTGCGTCATCAGCAGTTCTCGCTGTTGGCCATTTACCTGGCCGATGCCAGCCACTGCATCCTCATGGCCTTCGCCATACTGGCCATCATAGTGGGCTTCATCAG AGTAAAGAACCTTAAGTTCCGCTGCGAAGAGCAATCCAATCTGAACGACATCTTGTTGCGCATCTCGGCCTTCGGCCTCTTCACCTACTCCGTGTTCAGCATCATTGCCGGCAGCCTCAAGGTGCTGGAGAGCGAGCCCAGCCTCCTGGTGACGACCACCGGCGGTGTGGCCGTCTTCCAGGTGATCTTGCAGCTGCTCTTCATCGCTGACGTATCGCGGCGTCGCGTCCACTTGCCGGAGCACGATCGCAGCAAGCCCGGCCGCCAGATCGTCACCTTCCTACTCATCTGCAATGTGGCCATGTTCGCCATCTACACATTCGAAGCTCAAAAAGTATTCGCCAATCCTGTAAGTAGATAT GTTCAGCTTGACTTCTATGGCTTTGTGCCCTGGTCCATCATCCAGCGCATTACACTGCCGCTGTGCATCTTCCATCGGTTCCACAGTGCCGTGACACTCGCCGAAATCTGGAAGACCACCTACAAGGCACGCCTGGAGTAA
- the LOC108163366 gene encoding proton channel OtopLc isoform X2, with protein sequence MQRCPYIHEMRERLLDQPRETLQLENMERANLLDNRQSASESNQVGTVVKLQGDGYHTSPAHQRTPLVPHDLGEDFNLDFDDDFPIDARRPKNANGIHQPVLTRPQPRVCYTFKPNPNKYSFMPAKITVQGTYQTNPITGPIELWTSLFIVTSLVYAILLIVVCIAYVISDVTTHRLPVLYYETFFTYLYGVSILFLLYVFCFLLQESSCCNGGNGNGNGSKPKPQPKEKKSKKAKNADPADSKEAKGSKDSGKAAVKGAAYQEAPVDAEVAVTPKNVRKRKTTHSDPTHGSFFLRVGAIAFGLGAMIYIGLEFGSFFEIPFDSPCHHILIGVNPLLQMIFTFMQMYFIFMNARTRPPFQLNIHRFKVIARFGLMHVVATNICVWIRTLVKESLLEITIWHQKNEADPEASSIAHSVRQHALRHAGTVLRTHTGPNSEFEVLDGEDLLPKDVYKSDNVLSKLVRNTVDGISKSLGMGGDVASSTASSIVSSTTTRAPYTTAGYQWHSTTMARKLKKFITSATTAATTTGGSPSTIASTTTTFGTTTTTTTSPLTTTTAIPISAGSTATDAISSTTSESPFSGLQRLLSSAAPSLTPVDGSASSALPAAATGSVSSFFNSFAASTPSTSIGAASTEGPVNIMNNLFGPGMENSFQTYSDISHEESSGGLVAFENLESLDSIYPAALSSNIGTLNSTACGRIDIMGTIVYDSAPYLYPFIIEYSLIGAVVLYVMWKHIGRYPGRMNDEDLEHRLEVMLSRRAVAMAQQARSGRVDCVGSSKGLFFGLLLLVGALICLILFFVLVRHQQFSLLAIYLADASHCILMAFAILAIIVGFIRVKNLKFRCEEQSNLNDILLRISAFGLFTYSVFSIIAGSLKVLESEPSLLVTTTGGVAVFQVILQLLFIADVSRRRVHLPEHDRSKPGRQIVTFLLICNVAMFAIYTFEAQKVFANPVQLDFYGFVPWSIIQRITLPLCIFHRFHSAVTLAEIWKTTYKARLE encoded by the exons ATGCAGCGGTGTCCCTACATACATGAGATGCGAGAACGTTTGCTGGACCAGCCACGGGAAACACTGCAATTGGAGAACATGGAGCGGGCCAATCTGCTCGACAATCGACAGTCGGCCTCCGAATCGAATCAGGTCGGCACTGTGGTCAAG CTACAGGGAGATGGTTATCACACGAGTCCTGCACATCAGCGCACACCGCTAGTGCCACATGATCTGGGCGAGGACTTCAATTTGGATTTCGACGATGACTTCCCGATCGATGCCCGAAGACCGAAAAATGCAAA CGGCATACATCAACCGGTTCTGACGCGCCCACAGCCAAG GGTTTGCTACACGTTCAAGCCAAATCCAAATAAATACAGTTTTATGCCAGCGAAAATAACGGTACAGGGCACATATCAAACAAATCCAATAACGGGACCAATCGAACTATG GACATCGCTATTCATCGTGACCAGCCTGGTGTACGCAATCCTCCTGATCGTCGTATGCATTGCATACGTGATCAGCGATGTGACCACACACCGCCTGCCAGTGCTCTACTACGAGACATTCTTCACGTATCTGTACGGCGTCAGCATACTCTTCCTCCTCTACGTATTCTGTTTCCTGCTGCAGG AGAGCTCTTGCTGCAATGgcggcaatggcaatggcaatggcagcaAGCCGAAACCCCAACCCAAGGAGAAGAAATCGAAGAAAGCCAAGAATGCCGATCCAGCCGATTCGAAGGAAGCGAAGGGCTCCAAGGACTCTGGCAAAGCAGCTGTCAAAGGCGCCGCATATCAG GAAGCACCCGTGGATGCCGAGGTGGCCGTTACCCCGAAGAATGTACGCAAGAGGAAGACCACTCATAGCGATCCGACGCACGGCAGCTTCTTCCTGCGAGTGGGAGCCATTG CATTCGGTCTGGGCGCCATGATCTACATTGGACTGGAGTTTGGATCGTTCTTTGAGATACCCTTCGATTCGCCCTGCCACCACATACTTATCGGAGTGAACCCGCTGCTGCAGATGATTTTCACCTTCATGCAAATGTACTTTATATTCATGAATGCACGG ACTAGGCCACCATTTCAG CTGAACATCCACCGATTCAAGGTGATTGCCCGCTTCGGGCTGATGCATGTGGTGGCCACCAACATTTGCGTGTGGATCCGGACGCTGGTGAAGGAGTCGCTTCTGGAGATCACCATCTGGCACCAGAAGAACGAGGCCGATCCGGAGGCCTCGTCGATAGCCCACTCGGTgcggcagcatgcgctgcggCATGCCGGGACCGTTCTACGCACCCATACCGGCCCGAACAGCGAGTTCGAGGTGCTGGACGGGGAGGATCTGCTGCCGAAGGATGTCTACAAGAGCGACAATGTGCTGTCCAAGCTGGTGCGCAACACCGTAGACGGCATCTCGAAGAGCCTGGGCATGGGCGGGGATGTGGCCAGCTCCACTGCGAGCAGCATCgtcagcagcaccaccactcGGGCACCGTACACGACGGCCGGCTATCAATGGCACAGCACTACTATGGCCCGCAAGCTGAAGAAGTTTATCACAAGTGCCACCACAGCAGCCACCACAACGGGCGGCAGCCCCAGCACCATTgccagcaccaccaccaccttcGGCACCACCactaccaccaccaccagcccattgaccaccaccaccgccatacCCATTTCCGCCGGCAGCACTGCAACGGACGCCATCAGCAGCACGACCAGCGAATCGCCCTTCAGCGGCCTCCAGCGACTCCTATCCAGCGCTGCCCCGAGTCTGACGCCAGTCGATGGGTCCGCCTCCTCGGCGTTGCCCGCTGCTGCCACTGGCAGCGTCTCCTCGTTCTTCAACAGCTTTGCCGCATCCACACCCAGCACCAGCATCGGAGCCGCCAGCACGGAGGGCCCGGTCAACATCATGAATAACCTTTTCGGACCCGGAATGGAGAACAGCTTCCAGACCTACTCGGACATATCGCACGAGGAGTCCAGCGGTGGCCTGGTGGCCTTCGAGAATCTGGAGAGCCTGGACAGTATCTACCCGGCGGCGCTGTCTTCCAACATTGGCACACTCAACTCCACCGCCTGCGGGCGCATCGATATTATGGGGACCATTGTGTACGACTCGGCGCCGTATCTGTATCCGTTCATCATTGAGTATTCGCTGATCGGTGCGGTGGTTTTGTATGTCATGTGGAAGCACATCGGCCGCTATCCGGGACGGATGAACGACGAGGATCTGGAGCACCGTCTGGAGGTGATGCTCTCACGTCGTGCCGTCGCCATGGCGCAGCAGGCACGCTCCGGTCGCGTCGACTGCGTTGGCTCGTCGAAGGGACTGTTCTTtggtctgctgctgttggtcgGCGCCCTCATTTGCCTGATACTCTTCTTCGTCTTGGTGCGTCATCAGCAGTTCTCGCTGTTGGCCATTTACCTGGCCGATGCCAGCCACTGCATCCTCATGGCCTTCGCCATACTGGCCATCATAGTGGGCTTCATCAG AGTAAAGAACCTTAAGTTCCGCTGCGAAGAGCAATCCAATCTGAACGACATCTTGTTGCGCATCTCGGCCTTCGGCCTCTTCACCTACTCCGTGTTCAGCATCATTGCCGGCAGCCTCAAGGTGCTGGAGAGCGAGCCCAGCCTCCTGGTGACGACCACCGGCGGTGTGGCCGTCTTCCAGGTGATCTTGCAGCTGCTCTTCATCGCTGACGTATCGCGGCGTCGCGTCCACTTGCCGGAGCACGATCGCAGCAAGCCCGGCCGCCAGATCGTCACCTTCCTACTCATCTGCAATGTGGCCATGTTCGCCATCTACACATTCGAAGCTCAAAAAGTATTCGCCAATCCT GTTCAGCTTGACTTCTATGGCTTTGTGCCCTGGTCCATCATCCAGCGCATTACACTGCCGCTGTGCATCTTCCATCGGTTCCACAGTGCCGTGACACTCGCCGAAATCTGGAAGACCACCTACAAGGCACGCCTGGAGTAA